In Luteitalea sp. TBR-22, one genomic interval encodes:
- a CDS encoding alpha-2-macroglobulin — MLFRTPSLRAALLAPLAVTALTTSLLAQGDEARPADRPAFSLSSSEIFRSAAAPYVTLTFERLDSLDFRIYKVDDPVAFFAGLEDPHMLGSEEYVVPTEQTWLERIAAWKADRRGDLQRFLRRQTSHEYRAHRRAGADKATVQRRVQLGLKAYAQVPLLNDKQIVASWREMLPKLADADVRRIPIEVKAPGIYLVEAVHGTQLAYTILMVSDVALVTKVAPGTVLAYLVDRVKGQPVAGCEVTALADKARLGTGTTDARGLLALPIAEARPEDLITVARCGQQMVASTPSTYGLEAPARELVAHVFTDRPVYRPGHVVKAKAILRWRNGTGLLPFDQPSVEMSITDRTGKVIQRVRKDVDAYGAVDTEVTLPEAAPLGHYTVEVASGEQKASASFEVQEYRKPEYEVSVTPAVKMARQGQTVTVTVNARYYFGQPVREADVKLAVFLGPYYSPLRWVDSDGEESEGNSYFYGDEIDTLEGRLDASGQATFKVDLPVQDENHEDVQVRFEARVTDASDLEVSGSGRLVATYGDFLIATRATPSVARPGTPVTLRLRAVDYRGGGVAAVPVTIDLVRTWWDENSGEQKREVITTGTVTTGADGRASWETKAPAAGGSYRLEARAMSGDRQVTDDSFVWVPGATEEAYESDSESIELVTDKGSYAPGETARVAVRGTAPTVPVLLTKEARSLTWYDLRQPTRDGVFDVAVTDADLGDTWVNLLYVKDDKVYYAEKKLRVPTTSRALALEITADKAVYRPGEPGTFRVRALDAAGAPVQAQVAIGVVDEALYGVRPDTTEDPLRVFYRTEYSRVSTDYSRQYYFMGYSGTLRLKLAERRRPLSLADFKGDTPGRPRVRKLFPDAIFWSPSVVTGPDGTATVKVDYPDSLTTWRLTARAVTQQTQAGMGVARTVTTRDLLLRLVPPRFLTERDEVRVPVIVHNYQEGAPAPVEVTASATGLEARSTGPQVVTVPNGGEARTEWAFAASSVGTATITAAASAPAASDAMELSLPVKPFGARREAGTSGSTPAGATRTVELAIPEQSNPAARAVVVSVMPSMAGSLLGALDDLVNYPYGCTEQTVSSFVPNLLVMRTLDQLKLAPTERMGMLDRVSRSGLDKLLRLQHENGAWGWWKTDDDHPFMTAYALYGLLEARAARLEVPYDALHKGANALAQQLQQAPTMVPELKAYAAYVLARAAKADTRPSVDGFELAGLVNELWGRRSDITPYGQAWLLLALHAQGDARAGELAGMLSTRAQTQGDLAWWPAENDPLLGDWGDATADATAAVVQALAAVRPTDPLIDPAVRWLLANRQSGYTWNSTKQTAMVLYGLLGAMQGRKEAPAATTVTITVNGQSQSVSFAPEDWTRPFPAVVTLPASAGKSSVTITTNGGPAYWTATARYYDTAAGLERSGSRKLALSRKYFALAPVRRDGRVVYEERAFSGSAAPGELILVRLVVAGADDWRYLMIEDPIPAGTEAVTRPDQLELARPPDWTYGSHREYRDDRVALFLDALPGRAEFTYLLRVTTPGQFRAMPAQVVPMYVPGVHASSAAMTLTVPSPQESPR; from the coding sequence ATGCTGTTCCGAACCCCGTCGCTTCGCGCCGCCCTGCTGGCGCCGCTGGCCGTGACCGCGCTGACCACGTCGCTGCTCGCCCAGGGCGACGAGGCCCGGCCCGCCGATCGCCCGGCCTTCTCGCTGTCGAGCAGCGAGATCTTCCGCAGCGCGGCTGCCCCGTACGTCACGCTCACGTTCGAGCGCCTCGACTCGCTCGACTTCCGGATCTACAAGGTCGACGACCCGGTCGCCTTCTTCGCGGGCCTCGAGGATCCGCACATGCTCGGCAGCGAGGAGTACGTGGTGCCGACCGAGCAGACCTGGCTCGAGCGGATTGCCGCGTGGAAGGCCGATCGCCGCGGCGACCTGCAGCGGTTCCTGCGCCGCCAGACCAGCCATGAGTACCGCGCCCACCGCCGCGCCGGCGCCGACAAGGCCACCGTGCAGCGCCGCGTGCAGCTCGGGCTGAAGGCCTACGCGCAGGTCCCGCTGCTCAACGACAAGCAGATCGTCGCGTCGTGGCGCGAGATGCTGCCGAAGCTGGCCGACGCCGACGTCCGGCGCATCCCCATCGAGGTCAAGGCGCCCGGCATCTACCTGGTCGAGGCCGTGCACGGCACGCAACTCGCCTACACGATCCTGATGGTCTCCGACGTCGCGCTCGTGACCAAGGTGGCGCCCGGCACCGTGCTCGCCTACCTGGTCGATCGCGTCAAGGGCCAGCCCGTCGCCGGCTGCGAGGTCACCGCCCTGGCCGACAAGGCGCGGTTGGGTACGGGCACCACCGACGCCCGTGGCCTGCTCGCGCTGCCCATCGCCGAGGCGCGGCCGGAGGACCTGATCACCGTCGCCCGCTGCGGCCAGCAGATGGTCGCGAGCACGCCGTCCACGTACGGCCTGGAGGCGCCGGCCCGCGAGCTGGTGGCCCACGTCTTCACCGACCGCCCCGTGTATCGCCCCGGTCACGTGGTGAAGGCCAAGGCCATCCTGCGCTGGCGCAACGGCACGGGCCTGCTGCCCTTCGACCAGCCGTCGGTGGAGATGAGCATCACCGACCGCACGGGCAAGGTGATCCAGCGGGTGCGCAAGGACGTCGACGCCTATGGTGCGGTCGACACGGAGGTGACGCTGCCGGAGGCCGCGCCCCTCGGTCATTACACCGTCGAGGTCGCCTCGGGCGAGCAGAAGGCCAGCGCCAGCTTCGAGGTGCAGGAGTACCGGAAGCCCGAATACGAGGTCAGCGTCACGCCGGCCGTGAAGATGGCCCGCCAGGGCCAGACGGTCACCGTGACCGTGAACGCGCGCTACTACTTCGGCCAGCCGGTGCGCGAGGCCGACGTGAAGCTGGCGGTGTTCCTCGGCCCGTACTACTCGCCGTTGCGGTGGGTCGACTCCGACGGCGAGGAGTCGGAGGGCAACAGCTATTTCTACGGTGACGAGATCGACACGCTCGAGGGGCGCCTCGACGCGAGCGGGCAGGCCACCTTCAAGGTCGACCTGCCCGTCCAGGACGAGAACCACGAGGACGTGCAGGTGCGCTTCGAGGCACGCGTCACCGACGCGAGCGACCTGGAAGTGAGCGGCAGTGGCCGCCTGGTAGCCACCTACGGCGATTTCCTGATCGCGACGCGCGCGACGCCGAGCGTGGCCCGTCCCGGCACGCCCGTCACGCTGCGGCTCCGCGCCGTGGACTACCGCGGCGGAGGCGTTGCCGCGGTGCCGGTCACCATCGACCTGGTGCGCACCTGGTGGGACGAGAACTCCGGCGAGCAGAAGCGCGAGGTGATCACCACCGGCACGGTCACCACCGGTGCCGACGGACGCGCCAGCTGGGAGACGAAGGCGCCGGCGGCAGGCGGCAGCTATCGCCTCGAGGCACGCGCGATGTCGGGCGACCGCCAGGTGACCGACGACAGCTTCGTGTGGGTGCCCGGCGCGACCGAGGAAGCGTACGAGAGCGACAGCGAATCGATCGAACTGGTCACCGACAAGGGCTCGTACGCGCCGGGCGAGACCGCTCGCGTCGCCGTGCGGGGCACCGCGCCGACGGTGCCCGTGCTGCTCACCAAGGAGGCGCGCAGCCTCACCTGGTACGACCTGCGCCAGCCGACCCGCGACGGCGTCTTCGACGTCGCCGTCACCGACGCGGACCTCGGCGACACCTGGGTGAACCTGCTCTACGTCAAGGACGACAAGGTCTACTACGCCGAGAAGAAGCTGCGCGTGCCGACCACCTCGCGGGCCCTCGCGCTCGAGATCACGGCCGACAAGGCGGTGTACCGCCCGGGCGAGCCGGGCACCTTCCGCGTGCGCGCCCTCGACGCCGCCGGCGCGCCCGTCCAGGCGCAGGTCGCCATCGGCGTCGTCGACGAGGCGCTCTACGGCGTGCGTCCCGACACCACCGAGGACCCGTTGCGCGTCTTCTACCGCACCGAGTACAGCCGCGTGTCCACCGACTACTCGCGGCAGTACTACTTCATGGGCTACTCCGGGACGCTCCGCCTGAAGCTGGCCGAGCGGCGCCGGCCGCTCTCGCTGGCCGACTTCAAGGGCGACACGCCCGGCCGTCCCCGGGTCCGCAAGCTCTTCCCGGATGCGATCTTCTGGAGCCCGTCGGTGGTCACCGGCCCGGACGGCACGGCGACCGTCAAGGTCGACTACCCCGATTCGCTCACGACGTGGCGCCTCACGGCGCGGGCGGTCACCCAGCAGACGCAGGCCGGCATGGGCGTGGCGCGCACGGTGACGACGCGCGACCTGCTGCTCCGCCTGGTGCCGCCGCGCTTCCTCACCGAGCGCGACGAGGTGCGCGTGCCGGTCATCGTGCACAACTACCAGGAGGGCGCTCCGGCGCCCGTGGAAGTCACGGCGAGCGCCACCGGGCTGGAGGCACGCTCGACCGGGCCTCAGGTGGTGACGGTGCCCAACGGCGGCGAGGCGCGCACCGAATGGGCCTTCGCCGCGAGCAGCGTCGGCACGGCGACGATCACCGCCGCCGCATCGGCGCCCGCCGCCAGCGATGCGATGGAGCTGTCGCTGCCGGTCAAGCCGTTCGGCGCCAGACGCGAGGCTGGTACGTCGGGCTCGACGCCGGCCGGCGCGACGCGCACCGTGGAGCTCGCCATTCCCGAGCAGTCAAATCCAGCCGCCCGCGCCGTGGTGGTGAGCGTGATGCCGTCGATGGCCGGTTCGCTGCTCGGCGCGCTGGACGATCTCGTCAACTACCCGTACGGCTGCACCGAGCAGACGGTGTCGAGCTTCGTGCCCAACCTGCTGGTGATGCGCACGCTCGACCAGTTGAAGCTGGCGCCGACCGAGCGGATGGGCATGCTCGATCGCGTCTCGCGCAGCGGCCTCGACAAGCTGCTGCGCCTGCAGCACGAGAACGGCGCGTGGGGCTGGTGGAAGACCGACGACGACCACCCGTTCATGACGGCTTACGCGCTGTACGGCCTGCTCGAGGCCAGGGCCGCCAGGCTCGAGGTGCCCTACGATGCGCTCCACAAGGGCGCCAACGCGCTCGCGCAGCAGCTGCAGCAGGCGCCGACCATGGTGCCGGAGCTGAAGGCGTATGCGGCCTACGTGCTCGCCCGGGCGGCCAAGGCCGACACGCGGCCCTCGGTGGACGGCTTCGAGCTGGCCGGCCTGGTCAACGAGCTGTGGGGTCGGCGCAGCGACATCACGCCATATGGCCAGGCGTGGCTCCTCCTGGCGCTGCACGCGCAGGGCGACGCGCGCGCTGGCGAACTGGCGGGCATGCTCTCGACGCGGGCGCAGACCCAGGGGGATCTCGCCTGGTGGCCCGCCGAGAACGACCCGCTGCTGGGCGACTGGGGCGACGCCACGGCCGACGCGACGGCGGCGGTCGTGCAGGCGCTCGCGGCCGTGCGCCCCACCGATCCGTTGATCGACCCGGCCGTGCGCTGGCTGCTCGCCAATCGCCAGAGCGGCTACACGTGGAACAGCACCAAGCAGACGGCGATGGTGCTCTACGGCCTGCTCGGCGCGATGCAGGGCCGCAAGGAGGCGCCGGCGGCAACCACGGTCACCATCACCGTGAACGGCCAGTCGCAGAGCGTGAGCTTCGCGCCCGAGGACTGGACGCGCCCCTTCCCGGCCGTCGTCACGCTCCCGGCATCGGCCGGCAAGAGCAGCGTGACGATCACCACCAACGGTGGGCCCGCCTACTGGACGGCGACCGCGCGCTATTACGACACTGCCGCCGGCCTCGAGCGCAGCGGGTCGCGCAAGCTGGCCCTGAGCCGCAAGTACTTCGCGCTGGCGCCGGTGCGCCGCGACGGCCGCGTCGTGTACGAGGAGCGCGCCTTCTCCGG
- a CDS encoding DUF1175 family protein: MPAVHGRPTLDAQDRAAFLGWFTLLADAQFYRPTPDVTDCAGLVRHAAREALREHTPEWLRRLAIPGGQVRADVRARLAATGDSLPLFRVSGDTPPRYAEFADARTILRFNATLVGRDAAAARPGDLLAFQQDTRRMPEHLMVFVGQSAYEPGRRDWVVYHTGPDTATGTPGEMRKATLADLRRHPAPRWRPVADNPAFLGVYRLRVP; the protein is encoded by the coding sequence ATGCCCGCCGTTCACGGGCGACCGACGCTCGACGCGCAGGACCGGGCGGCCTTCCTCGGCTGGTTCACGTTGCTGGCCGACGCGCAGTTCTATCGCCCGACGCCCGACGTCACCGACTGCGCAGGGCTGGTCCGCCACGCGGCGCGTGAGGCGCTGCGGGAGCACACCCCCGAGTGGCTCCGACGCCTGGCGATTCCCGGCGGCCAGGTGCGCGCCGACGTGCGCGCGCGACTGGCCGCCACCGGCGACAGCCTGCCCCTTTTCCGGGTGTCGGGCGACACGCCGCCGCGCTACGCCGAGTTCGCCGACGCGCGCACCATCCTCCGGTTCAACGCCACGCTCGTCGGCCGCGACGCCGCGGCGGCGCGGCCTGGCGACCTGCTGGCCTTCCAGCAGGACACGCGTCGGATGCCCGAGCACCTGATGGTGTTCGTCGGGCAGTCGGCGTACGAGCCCGGCCGCCGCGATTGGGTGGTCTACCATACCGGCCCCGACACCGCGACGGGGACGCCCGGTGAGATGCGCAAGGCCACGCTGGCCGACCTGCGGCGCCACCCGGCGCCGCGCTGGCGTCCGGTGGCCGACAACCCCGCCTTCCTCGGGGTCTATCGACTGAGGGTGCCATGA
- a CDS encoding TIGR04283 family arsenosugar biosynthesis glycosyltransferase → MSDGPVPPTLTVVVPVWHDTDALAGLLAQARAAGEQWIVVNGDAADRSLDELRRAHGDVTWLDTAPGRGRQLAAGVAEARGDVVLLLHADTRLGRGWRAEVTAAAPGASYHWGCFRLRLDAPAWQARAIEAMVRARVRLFRLPYGDQAIFVRRTTLEQVGGVPPLPLMEDVALARALARLGPPWRSRVPALTSARRWERDGWARRTLRNWWTMGRYLCGVPPERLVGTYAGRAPHEGAGEDGTDRC, encoded by the coding sequence ATGTCCGACGGTCCGGTGCCGCCCACCCTCACGGTCGTGGTGCCCGTGTGGCACGACACCGACGCCCTGGCCGGCCTGCTGGCCCAGGCGCGCGCGGCCGGCGAGCAGTGGATCGTGGTCAACGGCGACGCGGCCGACCGGTCGCTCGACGAGCTGCGACGTGCGCACGGCGACGTCACCTGGCTGGACACCGCGCCGGGGCGTGGCCGTCAGCTCGCCGCAGGGGTTGCCGAGGCTCGCGGAGACGTGGTCCTCCTGTTGCACGCCGACACGCGGCTCGGCCGGGGCTGGCGCGCCGAGGTGACCGCCGCGGCGCCGGGCGCGTCCTATCACTGGGGCTGCTTCCGGTTGCGGCTGGATGCCCCGGCGTGGCAGGCCCGGGCCATCGAGGCGATGGTGCGGGCGCGCGTGCGGTTGTTTCGGTTGCCGTACGGGGATCAGGCGATCTTCGTGCGGCGGACCACGCTCGAGCAGGTGGGCGGCGTCCCGCCCCTGCCGCTGATGGAAGACGTGGCCCTGGCGCGGGCCCTGGCGCGGCTGGGGCCGCCGTGGCGGTCGCGGGTGCCGGCCCTGACGTCGGCACGCCGATGGGAACGCGACGGCTGGGCGCGCCGGACGCTGCGCAACTGGTGGACGATGGGCCGCTACCTGTGTGGGGTGCCACCGGAGCGCCTCGTCGGCACATATGCAGGCAGGGCGCCCCACGAGGGCGCCGGAGAAGACGGAACGGACCGATGCTGA
- the msrP gene encoding protein-methionine-sulfoxide reductase catalytic subunit MsrP codes for MLIRTTPQIPTREITDERLYLDRRAFLRASAGAAAGGIAGALLPVDEAAAQTTLPNVRKSPLSTTGETLNSFEDITSYNNFYEFGTDKSDPKAYSGKFKPSPWTVKVDGEVGKPGDYALEDFLKWFPLEERVYRLRCVEAWSMVIPWVGFPLGDLIKRLEPTAKARYVEFTTVQRPAEMPGLRSPVLDWPYREGLRLDEALHPLTIMAVGLYGKTLLNQNGAPMRLVVPWKYGFKSAKSIVRIRFTANQPQTAWNLSAPQEYGFYSNVNPQVDHPRWSQARERRIGEFFRRETLMFNGYADQVAGLYKGMDLKRNY; via the coding sequence ATGCTGATTCGCACCACGCCGCAGATTCCGACGCGCGAGATCACCGACGAACGGCTGTACCTCGACAGGCGCGCGTTCCTGCGGGCCTCCGCCGGCGCCGCCGCGGGCGGGATCGCCGGCGCCTTGTTGCCGGTGGACGAGGCCGCCGCGCAGACGACCCTGCCCAACGTCCGGAAGAGTCCGCTCAGCACCACGGGCGAGACGCTCAACTCGTTCGAGGACATCACCAGCTACAACAACTTCTACGAGTTCGGCACCGACAAGAGCGACCCGAAGGCCTACAGCGGGAAGTTCAAGCCGTCGCCCTGGACCGTCAAGGTCGACGGCGAGGTCGGCAAGCCCGGCGACTACGCCCTCGAGGACTTCCTCAAGTGGTTTCCGCTCGAGGAGCGCGTCTACCGGCTGCGGTGCGTCGAGGCGTGGTCGATGGTAATCCCGTGGGTGGGCTTCCCGCTCGGCGACCTGATCAAGCGCCTGGAGCCGACCGCCAAGGCCCGCTACGTCGAGTTCACCACGGTGCAGCGTCCAGCGGAGATGCCCGGGCTGCGCTCGCCGGTGCTCGATTGGCCGTACCGCGAGGGGCTGCGGCTCGACGAGGCCCTGCACCCGCTGACGATCATGGCCGTCGGGCTGTACGGCAAGACACTGCTGAACCAGAACGGCGCGCCGATGCGCCTCGTGGTGCCGTGGAAGTACGGCTTCAAGAGCGCCAAGTCGATCGTCCGCATCCGCTTCACGGCCAACCAGCCGCAGACGGCCTGGAACCTGTCCGCGCCGCAGGAATACGGCTTCTACTCCAACGTGAATCCGCAGGTCGATCATCCGCGCTGGAGCCAGGCGCGGGAGCGCCGCATCGGCGAGTTCTTCCGGCGCGAGACCCTGATGTTCAACGGCTACGCCGATCAGGTGGCAGGGCTGTACAAGGGGATGGATCTGAAGAGGAATTACTGA
- a CDS encoding glycosyltransferase family 2 protein: MPHAPVTLVFVTWNARPHLAHALPPALATGWPVVVVDNASLDGTNEYVRLRAPQVGLVAADRNLGFAGGVNAGVHETDTPWVLILNPDILVSREAIERLLAAGESADDVGAVGAQLIGPDGIPQDSYSLRRFPTLGSMAAELLLWHQVWRGNPATARYLGADLDRRQDQDAEQPAAACLLIRRRAFDAVHGFDTGFHPAWFEDVDFCQRLRAQGWRIRYVADAHVRHEGGVAMRSLGLGSFSAIWYRNLLRYVGKHGTTAMRMLIRPLLVVGMLLRAVISVLRARPADARAYLRVIPLAFKSA; this comes from the coding sequence GTGCCACACGCTCCCGTCACCCTCGTCTTCGTCACGTGGAACGCCAGGCCGCACCTGGCACACGCGCTGCCACCGGCGCTGGCGACCGGCTGGCCCGTCGTTGTCGTGGACAATGCCTCCCTCGACGGCACGAACGAGTACGTGCGGCTGAGGGCGCCGCAGGTCGGCCTGGTGGCCGCCGACCGCAACCTCGGCTTCGCGGGGGGGGTCAACGCCGGCGTGCACGAGACCGACACGCCGTGGGTCCTGATCCTCAATCCCGACATCCTCGTGTCGCGGGAGGCGATCGAGCGCCTGCTCGCCGCAGGGGAAAGCGCTGACGACGTGGGGGCGGTCGGGGCGCAGCTGATCGGCCCCGACGGCATCCCGCAGGACTCCTACAGCCTGCGCCGGTTCCCGACCCTCGGCTCCATGGCCGCAGAACTCCTCCTGTGGCATCAGGTGTGGCGCGGCAACCCGGCTACCGCCCGCTACCTCGGCGCCGACCTGGACCGCCGCCAGGATCAGGACGCCGAGCAGCCCGCCGCGGCCTGCCTGCTGATCCGCAGGCGCGCCTTCGACGCGGTGCACGGCTTCGACACGGGCTTCCATCCGGCGTGGTTCGAGGACGTCGACTTCTGCCAGCGGCTGCGCGCCCAGGGATGGCGCATCCGTTACGTGGCCGACGCACACGTGCGGCACGAAGGCGGGGTCGCCATGCGCTCGCTTGGGCTCGGCTCGTTCTCGGCCATCTGGTATCGCAACCTGTTGCGCTACGTCGGCAAGCACGGCACGACGGCCATGCGGATGCTGATCCGCCCCCTGCTCGTTGTCGGGATGCTCCTCCGCGCCGTGATCAGCGTCCTGCGCGCCCGGCCCGCCGATGCCCGCGCCTACCTGCGCGTGATCCCGCTCGCCTTCAAGTCGGCCTGA